In Hemibagrus wyckioides isolate EC202008001 linkage group LG21, SWU_Hwy_1.0, whole genome shotgun sequence, the following proteins share a genomic window:
- the cnbpb gene encoding CCHC-type zinc finger, nucleic acid binding protein b, with protein MSSNECFGCGRTGHWIKNCPNASRGRGKGRGRGKDLFCYRCGEPGHVARDCERTEDACYNCGRSGHISRDCKEPKKEREQVCYNCGKAGHVARDCDHANEQKCYSCGGFGHIQKGCEKVKCYRCGEIGHVAVQCSKASEVNCYNCGKSGHLAKECTIEATA; from the exons ATGAGCAGCAACGAGTGCTTTGGCTGCGGCCGTACCGGCCACTGGATCAAGAACTGCCCGAACGCCAGCCGTGGCCGTGGTAAAGGTCGTGGAAGAGGCAAGG ATTTGTTCTGCTATCGCTGTGGAGAACCAGGCCACGTTGCAAGAGACTGTGAAAGAACTGAAGATG CCTGCTACAACTGCGGAAGGAGTGGCCACATCTCCAGGGACTGCAAGGAGCCCAAGAAGGAGAGGGAGCAGGTCTGCTACAACTGTGGCAAAGCCGGCCATGTGGCCCGAGACTGCGACCACGCCAACGAGCAGAAGTGCTACTCCTGCGGCGGATTCGGGCACATACAGAAAGGATGTGAGAAGGTCAAGTGCTACAG gtgtggtgaaATTGGCCACGTCGCTGTCCAGTGCAGCAAGGCGAGCGAAGTCAACTGCTACAACTGTGGCAAATCTGGGCACCTGGCGAAGGAATGCACCATCGAGGCCACGGCTTAG
- the isy1 gene encoding pre-mRNA-splicing factor ISY1 homolog isoform X2, with protein sequence MARNAEKAMTALARFRQAQLEEGKVKERRPYLASECNELPKAEKWRRQIISEISKKVAQIQNAGLGEFKIRDLNDEINKLLREKGHWEVRIKELGGPDYGRIGPKMLDHEGKEVPGNRGYKYFGAAKDLPGVRELFEKEPVAPPRKTRGELMKDIDAEYYGYRDEDDGVLVPLEQEYEKQAIAEAIEKWKAEKEARLAGGGGAKELEEEEEYIYAVKDDESDDEMREQMEGEDGAQTFIAHVPVPSQKEIEEALVRRKKMELLQKYASESLMAQSEEAKALLGL encoded by the exons ATG GCTCGAAACGCAGAGAAGGCCAT GACGGCCTTGGCCAGGTTTCGTCAAGCCCAgctagaagaaggaaaagtgaAG GAGAGACGGCCGTATCTTGCCTCAGAGTGCAACGAGTTGCCTAAAGCAGAGAAGTGGCGACGGCAG ATCATCAGTGAAATTTCAAAGAAGGTGGCACAAATTCAGAACG CTGGTTTAGGGGAATTCAAGATCCGTGACTTGAACGATGAAATCAACAAGCTTCTCCGTGAGAAGGGCCACTGGGAGGTTCGAATCAAAGAACTGGGAGGCCCTGATTATGGG agAATCGGACCGAAGATGCTGGATCACGAAGGCAAAGAAGTGCCAGGAAACAGAGGTTACAAATATTTCGGTGCTGCCAAAGACTTACCTGGTGTCAGAGAGCTGTTTGAGAAAGAAC CTGTAGCACCACCGAGAAAAACAAGGGGTGAGCTGATGAAGGACATCGATGCTGAGTATTATGGCTAccgtgatgaggatgatggtgtgtTAGTGCCCTTGGAACAAGAATATGAGAAACAAG cAATAGCAGAAGCCATTGAGAAATGGAAAGCAGAAAAAGAGGCTCGTTTAGCCGGAGGTGGAGGGGCTAAAGAGttggaagaggaggaagaataCATATATGCTGTCAAAGATGATGAG tctgATGACGAGATGAGGGAACAGATGGAGGGGGAAGATGGAGCACAAACGTTTATTGCTCACGTACCTGTGCCATCACAGAAAGAG ATCGAAGAAGCCTTGGTGAGAAGAAAGAAGATGGAGTTGCTCCAGAAGTACGCCAGCGAAAGCTTAATGGCACAAAGTGAAGAGGCTAAAGCGTTGCTCGGCTTGTAA
- the LOC131342564 gene encoding uncharacterized protein LOC131342564, whose translation MTMSTRSLEENCNFLDNEESPPDLKPCEKDTFQSQQDLEDIFSISSGSPCPIKDAQSNGKSKDTKQAEVLSGQPLDKSGILAHLQHTSPLESIRELVEMEERSESRSPGDGAVRIKDACKDTCPSTAVRYVALPSEGCGDALERTALRHDSETRLDSVDASSSVDDVPVGSCPPEDTSYIALIPGHLEWGSSSVSDNQREVAGHQLTPSHTSSDVQLDNQSNITPLEDPQEESICPQTAANVNAEAETNDLNLEGVDGDSCEKEDTAANQTLIEVLTACEARVEQLEELKSSSIEMSAQLQSARLLAARLHQKVLNLEHECHLKDKELRDLTVNLEKTSEALQSRNSEMAAINEELHQLHLDLEAQKKTAAAGRTVSANGQLASNAHQRNGSSKVCTLF comes from the exons ATGACAATGTCAACTAGAAGCCTAGAAGAAAATTGCAACTTTCTAGATAATGAAGAAAGCCCACCAGATCTGAAACCATGTGAAAAGGACACCTTTCAATCCCAACAGGACTTGGAGGATATATTTAGTATTAGCTCAGGAAGTCCATGTCCAATCAAGGATGCTCAATCTAACGGTAAAAGCAAGGACACTAAACAGGCTGAAGTGCTCTCAGGCCAGCCTTTGGACAAATCAGGAATCCTGGCACATCTCCAGCATACATCACCTTTGGAGTCGATAAGAGAACTAGTAGAAATGGAAGAGAGGAGTGAAAGTCGAAGTCCAGGCGATGGAGCAGTTCGAATTAAGGACGCGTGCAAAGACACGTGCCCTTCCACAGCTGTAAGATATGTGGCGTTGCCCTCAGAAGGATGTGGTGATGCATTAGAAAGGACTGCTTTGAGACATGATTCAGAAACACGACTCGATTCGGTGGATGCTTCCAGCTCTGTGGATGATGTCCCGGTTGGATCCTGTCCTCCAGAAGATACCTCATACATTGCACTGATTCCTGGACACCTGGAGTGGGGTTCTTCTTCTGTGTCTGATAATCAGAGGGAGGTAGCAGGACACCAGTTAACCCCATCCCACACCAGTTCTGACGTCCAACTGGATAATCAGTCCAACATCACCCCACTGGAAGACCCTCAAGAGGAGTCCATTTGTCCCCAAACTGCTGCAAATGTTAATGCAGAGGCAGAGACGAATGATCTCAACCTAGAGGGAGTTGATGGTGATTCCTGTGAAAAGGAAGACACTGCGGCTAATCAGACCCTAATCGAGGTTCTTACAGCATGTGAAGCCAGAGTGGAGCAGCTTGAGGAGCTCAAATCATCTTCGATTGAGATGTCGGCCCAG TTGCAGTCTGCTCGGCTTCTGGCTGCCAGGCTGCATCAGAAAGTGCTTAACCTGGAACACGAATGTCATCTTAAAGACAAGGAGCTCCGTGACCTGACGGTCAACCTTGAGAAGACGAGTGAAGCTCTTCAATCCAGAAACTCAGAAATGGCTGCTATCAATGAGGAGCTTCACCAACTGCACCTTGACCTGGAAGCGCAGAAGAAAACGGCTGCAGCCGGAAGGACAGTCAGTGCCAACGGGCAGCTCGCTTCAAATGCACACCAACGGAATGGCAGCTCCAAGGTGTGCACACTATTCTGA
- the isy1 gene encoding pre-mRNA-splicing factor ISY1 homolog isoform X1: protein MARNAEKAMTALARFRQAQLEEGKVKERRPYLASECNELPKAEKWRRQIISEISKKVAQIQNAGLGEFKIRDLNDEINKLLREKGHWEVRIKELGGPDYGRIGPKMLDHEGKEVPGNRGYKYFGAAKDLPGVRELFEKERELNVLNIQKRKAFTSLRSVCDVSLIISFPAVAPPRKTRGELMKDIDAEYYGYRDEDDGVLVPLEQEYEKQAIAEAIEKWKAEKEARLAGGGGAKELEEEEEYIYAVKDDESDDEMREQMEGEDGAQTFIAHVPVPSQKEIEEALVRRKKMELLQKYASESLMAQSEEAKALLGL, encoded by the exons ATG GCTCGAAACGCAGAGAAGGCCAT GACGGCCTTGGCCAGGTTTCGTCAAGCCCAgctagaagaaggaaaagtgaAG GAGAGACGGCCGTATCTTGCCTCAGAGTGCAACGAGTTGCCTAAAGCAGAGAAGTGGCGACGGCAG ATCATCAGTGAAATTTCAAAGAAGGTGGCACAAATTCAGAACG CTGGTTTAGGGGAATTCAAGATCCGTGACTTGAACGATGAAATCAACAAGCTTCTCCGTGAGAAGGGCCACTGGGAGGTTCGAATCAAAGAACTGGGAGGCCCTGATTATGGG agAATCGGACCGAAGATGCTGGATCACGAAGGCAAAGAAGTGCCAGGAAACAGAGGTTACAAATATTTCGGTGCTGCCAAAGACTTACCTGGTGTCAGAGAGCTGTTTGAGAAAGAACGTGAGTTGAACGTTCTTAATATACAAAAAAGAAAGGCTTTTACAAgtctcaggagtgtgtgtgacgttTCTCTGATTATATCCTTTCCAGCTGTAGCACCACCGAGAAAAACAAGGGGTGAGCTGATGAAGGACATCGATGCTGAGTATTATGGCTAccgtgatgaggatgatggtgtgtTAGTGCCCTTGGAACAAGAATATGAGAAACAAG cAATAGCAGAAGCCATTGAGAAATGGAAAGCAGAAAAAGAGGCTCGTTTAGCCGGAGGTGGAGGGGCTAAAGAGttggaagaggaggaagaataCATATATGCTGTCAAAGATGATGAG tctgATGACGAGATGAGGGAACAGATGGAGGGGGAAGATGGAGCACAAACGTTTATTGCTCACGTACCTGTGCCATCACAGAAAGAG ATCGAAGAAGCCTTGGTGAGAAGAAAGAAGATGGAGTTGCTCCAGAAGTACGCCAGCGAAAGCTTAATGGCACAAAGTGAAGAGGCTAAAGCGTTGCTCGGCTTGTAA